In Oncorhynchus clarkii lewisi isolate Uvic-CL-2024 chromosome 2, UVic_Ocla_1.0, whole genome shotgun sequence, one DNA window encodes the following:
- the LOC139376520 gene encoding leucine-rich repeat-containing protein 10B-like, producing MGNSSRKEEDEEEKDGDGEKVKVMEEEKRRRKKKKEEEMEDDELPLGVEEMLASGDPVLDLSYKKFRRLPGVVCGLRHLEKLYVCGNSLRTLPENIVQLKGLRILALDFNKMEDVPLAICQLRNLTRLYLGSNRLISLPPELRNLQSLRCLWMESNYFTCFPRQLYDLPHLRSLQMGDNRLRTLPPDLWRMEALRGLWLYGNRFTEFPRVLLRMVDLEILDLDKNKIEVFPNLSRLPALRLFSYDHNPVEGPPGVGEEVLLVGEGAQEELQERADRKAKKEQDVRDAEEAVLAGDGPVIQGILKTAKQNSASHAGHKYNEVVTVAMPLTEEERRKEEMEAELERALNDYGAGLEYDLEGIEYDKEELICEGEGYEVGDLEYERGDMDYEYDEGEELEEPGRQEGRH from the coding sequence ATGGGCAACTCCTCCAggaaggaggaggacgaggaagagaaggatggggatggggagaaagTGAAAGtaatggaggaggagaagaggaggaggaagaagaagaaagaggaggagatggaggacgaTGAGCTTCCCCTAGGGGTGGAGGAGATGCTGGCGAGCGGAGATCCCGTTTTGGACCTGAGCTATAAGAAGTTTCGCAGGTTGCCCGGTGTGGTCTGTGGGCTACGTCACCTGGAGaagctgtatgtgtgtggtaACAGCCTGCGGACCCTCCCGGAGAACATCGTCCAACTGAAGGGCCTCCGCATCCTGGCTCTAGACTTTAACAAGATGGAGGACGTCCCGTTGGCCATCTGCCAGCTCCGTAACCTGACACGTCTCTACCTGGGCTCCAACCGCCTGATATCTCTCCCTCCAGAGCTACGCAACCTTCAGAGCCTTCGCTGCCTCTGGATGGAGAGCAACTACTTCACGTGCTTCCCCCGCCAGCTCTATGACTTACCCCACCTCAGGTCCCTCCAGATGGGGGACAACAGGCTACGGACACTGCCCCCGGACCTGTGGCGTATGGAGGCTCTGCGAGGGCTGTGGTTATACGGAAACCGTTTCACCGAGTTCCCCCGTGTCTTACTCCGCATGGTGGATCTGGAGATCTTAGACCTGGACAAGAACAAGATCGAGGTGTTCCCTAATCTGAGCCGGCTCCCCGCCCTCCGCCTCTTCTCCTACGACCACAACCCTGTGGAGGGGCCTCCTGGTGTGGGGGAGGAGGTGCTGCTGGTTGGGGAGGGGGCCCAGGAGGAGCTCCAGGAACGGGCAGACAGGAAGGCTAAGAAGGAGCAGGATGTGAGGGATGCGGAAGAGGCTGTGCTGGCCGGGGATGGGCCTGTGATCCAAGGCATTCTAAAGACGGCCAAACAGAACAGTGCATCGCACGCTGGGCACAAGTACAACGAGGTGGTAACTGTGGCGATGCCCCTAaccgaggaagagaggaggaaggaggagatggaggcggAGTTAGAGAGGGCGTTGAACGACTACGGGGCGGGGCTTGAGTATGACCTGGAGGGGATAGAATATGACAAGGAGGAGCTTATATGTGAGGGGGAGGGGTATGAGGTTGGGGATTTGGAGTACGAACGAGGAGATATGGACTATGAGTATGATGAGGGGGAGGAGCTAGAGGAACCAGGAAGACAAGAGGGCCGGCATtga